From the Spiroplasma chrysopicola DF-1 genome, one window contains:
- the tkt gene encoding transketolase, which yields MKKAIDTIKILGVEAINKANSGHPGIVLGAAPMAYTLFTKHLRVNPSVDKWINRDRFILSAGHGTGLLYPLLHLSGFDLTIDDLKAFRQVDSITPGHPESHLTPGVDVTTGPLGQGFAMAVGSALAETFLAAKYNQDKYPLFDHYTYVLCGDGDLQEGVTQEALSLAGHWKLNKLIVLFDSNDVQLDNMTSVAQSENIADRFVAANWNYLKVKDGNDIQAIDEAINQAKLSDKPTLIEVKTIIGQGATKQGTPNVHGSPLGHDIETFKSRLEWTEKDFAVPTEVYDDFEKNVKERGETAYEIWIKLYQEFCQEFPEIGAEIDRAIHGDFTINLKDFTDLIPTQPQATRISSGTIVDRISQLCPNWIGGSADLTGSTKAKGADGNYSHDHLTGRNINYGVREFAMGAINNGIYAHGGLLPFAGGFFVFADYMKPAIRMSSLMELPVIYIMSHDSIAVGEDGPTHQPIEQLAMLRAQPNLNVYRPADFKETLGSYYQAFQTKHTPSSILITRQNLPELSETSAEKVNLGAYKVYGKDTNNNIVILATGSEVHLAIAVAQKLEQEEKLQVKVVSMPSWELFEQQPAAYRESLIEPTAFKVSIELGSTFGWERYTSNNGLNIAIDTFGKSGPFQDVFNYFGIGVDNITKKIIDRL from the coding sequence ATGAAAAAAGCAATTGATACAATTAAAATACTAGGAGTTGAAGCAATTAATAAAGCAAATTCAGGACATCCCGGGATTGTTTTAGGAGCAGCACCAATGGCTTATACGCTATTTACAAAGCATTTACGAGTTAATCCAAGTGTTGATAAATGAATTAATCGTGATCGCTTTATTTTATCAGCTGGACATGGGACTGGCTTATTATACCCATTATTACATTTATCAGGATTTGATTTAACAATTGATGATTTAAAAGCTTTTCGTCAAGTTGATTCAATTACCCCAGGCCATCCTGAGTCACATTTAACACCGGGAGTTGATGTAACAACAGGGCCATTAGGGCAAGGATTTGCAATGGCGGTTGGAAGTGCCTTAGCAGAGACCTTTTTAGCAGCAAAGTATAATCAAGATAAATATCCCTTGTTTGATCACTATACTTATGTATTATGTGGAGATGGGGATTTGCAAGAAGGCGTAACCCAAGAGGCATTATCTTTAGCGGGGCATTGAAAGTTAAATAAATTAATTGTTTTATTTGATTCAAATGATGTTCAGTTAGATAATATGACATCTGTTGCCCAAAGTGAAAATATTGCTGATCGTTTTGTTGCTGCTAACTGAAACTATTTAAAAGTTAAGGATGGTAATGATATCCAAGCAATTGATGAAGCAATTAATCAAGCAAAATTAAGTGATAAACCAACTTTAATTGAAGTTAAAACAATTATTGGACAAGGGGCAACAAAACAAGGAACACCAAATGTCCATGGGTCCCCATTAGGTCATGATATTGAAACATTTAAATCCAGATTAGAATGAACAGAAAAAGACTTTGCTGTTCCGACTGAAGTTTATGATGATTTTGAAAAAAATGTTAAAGAACGTGGTGAAACCGCTTACGAAATATGAATTAAGCTTTATCAAGAATTTTGCCAAGAATTTCCAGAAATCGGCGCTGAAATTGACCGCGCAATTCATGGTGATTTTACAATTAACTTAAAAGATTTTACCGATTTAATTCCAACTCAGCCACAAGCAACTCGTATTAGTAGTGGGACAATTGTTGACCGAATTTCACAATTATGCCCAAATTGAATTGGGGGTAGTGCCGATTTAACTGGTAGCACAAAAGCAAAGGGAGCGGATGGAAATTATAGTCATGACCATTTAACTGGGCGAAACATTAATTATGGAGTTCGTGAATTTGCAATGGGAGCTATCAATAATGGAATTTATGCTCATGGGGGATTATTGCCATTTGCTGGTGGTTTCTTTGTTTTTGCTGATTATATGAAACCAGCAATCCGCATGAGTTCATTAATGGAATTGCCAGTGATTTACATTATGTCTCATGATTCGATTGCTGTTGGAGAAGATGGCCCAACCCATCAACCAATTGAACAGTTAGCCATGTTAAGAGCGCAACCGAATTTAAATGTTTATCGTCCAGCTGATTTTAAAGAAACATTAGGGTCATATTATCAAGCGTTTCAGACAAAACATACGCCAAGTTCGATTTTAATTACCCGCCAAAATTTACCAGAATTAAGTGAAACTAGTGCTGAAAAAGTTAATCTAGGAGCATATAAAGTTTATGGAAAAGATACAAATAATAATATTGTAATTTTAGCAACCGGAAGTGAAGTGCATTTAGCAATTGCTGTTGCGCAAAAACTGGAGCAAGAAGAAAAATTACAAGTAAAAGTTGTTTCAATGCCATCATGAGAGTTATTTGAACAACAGCCAGCTGCTTATCGTGAAAGTTTAATTGAACCAACAGCTTTTAAAGTATCAATTGAATTAGGATCAACATTTGGTTGAGAACGTTATACTTCAAATAATGGTTTAAATATTGCAATTGATACTTTTGGAAAATCAGGACCATTCCAAGATGTTTTTAATTACTTTGGAATTGGTGTCGATAATATTACCAAAAAAATTATTGATAGATTATAA